The Photobacterium sp. TY1-4 DNA window ATTTAAAGCTGGCGCTATAGATTTCATTGAAAAACCCTATAACGAGCAGTTGCTGCTCGACAGCGTTCAGCAGGCGCTCAACCGCCAGCCGGTGATGATGGCGGGTCAGCATCAATCGGCGTTGCAGGAGCGGCTGGCCAGTTTGACGCCGCGGGAGCAGGATGTTTTTTTGCCGCTGGTGAAGGGCTATACCAACCGGGAAATTGCCGAACAACTGGGGATCAGCGTTAAAACTGTTGATCTGTATCGGTCCCGGGTGATGAAGCGCCTGGCAGCGGATCACCTGCCCGCCTTGGTCGGCATGGCGATTGCTGCGGGGATGGTCGACCCCTTGGATCTCAGGGCAACATAGGGTTCGAATCGCCTGACATGTCATAAAGCCGCTGCGTGATCTCAGCGGTTTTTTTTATCCCTTTTGGTTGCTGTGATTATCGCATTTTTCGTCCGTCCGGTTGATTGTCTCAAGATGGGACAGCCGGCGCCGCGGGGATACGTTTTACTTAGGAAGAAAGTTGTCCAGGGTCTCGGCAGTGGCTGAGCGCCCGGATAAAGCGATCCTATGAGGCTCGACAACGACTCAGGAGGCAGGTATGAGCCAGCTAGAAGCGGCAACGATCGAGAAGTTTAAAGCGCATTTTCAGGGGACCATTTGTCTCCCCAAAGATGATAAATATGACGAACTGCGAGCGATCTGGAATGCGATGATCGACCGGAAACCGGCGGTGATTGCACAGTGTATCTCCGCCGAGTGCGTGGTGCAGGCGGTGAATTTTGCCCGGGAGCATGATCTGCTGGTGTCCATTCGCGGCGGCGGCCATAACATTGCCGGGAATGCGGTGTGTGACGGCGGGATCATGATTGATCTTTCACTGATGAACAATGTGGTGGTCAATCCCAACACCCGGCGGGCCATTGTTGAGCCCGGTTGTACCCTGGGAGATTTTGATGCAGCCGCGCAGGCACACGGGCTGGCCACACCTCTGGGGATTAACTCAACCACCGGGGTGGCTGGCCTGACGCTCGGCGGCGGGTTTGGCTGGCTGAGCCGGAAATACGGTATGACCGTGGATAACCTGCTGGCGGTGAATATGGTCACGGCAGATGGCCATCAGGTTCGGGCCAGCGCGACCGAGAATGAAGATTTGTTTTGGGGCGTCCGGGGCGGTGGCGGTAATTTCGGTGTGGTCACCAGCTTTGAGTTTGCACTGCACCCGGTTGGCCCGGAGGTGTTGAGTGGGTTGATCGTGTTCCCGTTTGCACAGGCGAAGCAGATCCTGACGCAGTTTGCCCGCTTTACTGAAACCATGCCGGACGAGTTGAATGTCTGGATGGTGACCCGCAAGGCACCACCACTGCCGTTCTTGCCGGAAGTGGTTCACGGCACTGAAATTATCGCGTTAGCTGTTTTTTATGCCGGTGATCCGGCCGAAGGCGAAGCTTTGATTGCACCGCTGCGCGGATTCGGGACGCCGCTGGGGGAACATGTCGGTGTGCAGCCCTTTGTCGACTGGCAGCAGGCGTTCGATCCCTTACTCACCCCTGGGGCCCGGAATTATTGGAAGTCTCATAACTTTGCCACCCTAACGGACGAAGCGCTGGATGTGCTGATTGAATACGCCGGTCAGTTGCCCTCCGATCAATGTGAGATTTTTATCGGGACCATTGGAGCGCAAACTGGACGCGTTGCAGCGGATGCAATGGCCTATTCCAGTAGGGATGCCAACTATGTCATGAACGTACATGCCCGCTGGGAGACGGCCGCGGAGGATGAAGCCTGTATCGGCTGGTCGCGGGCGTTCTTTGCCAAATCCCAGCCGTTTGCCAGCGGCGGGGCCTATATCAATTTCCTGACTCAGGACGAAGGCGATCGGATCGCATTTGCCTACGGCAGCACCTATGAACGGCTGGTGGCGATCAAGAAAAAATATGATCCGGCCAATCTGTTCCGGATGAACCAGAATATCAAGCCGGACTGACTTTCGGTTTGGGTGTACACCTGCGGCGGCCTCTGCAGAGCCGCCGCGGGCGCACGATTGCTGTCTCAGGAATTGATATAACAACCAGCTAGATCGAATGCGGTTTGTCGTAGAGCGGACGGGCTGTGCCTTTGAGATCCTGAAACAGCAGGACCATTTTCGGGTTGAAGCCGGTCGTTCTTAAGGCAACTGCGGTTTCGGTAAAGGAACGTCCGACCGTCAACTCACCCTGGAAAGGGGCCACCAGACCGTTTTCTCCCTGGGTACTCAGGGTACCGGAGAGTTGCGCCAGTTTGCCATCCGGTGTCCAGGGTGAACTCGGTAAAATATTATCACCGGTAGACTCCAGCGGCATCGCGACAGCTTCCCGTAAATCGAACCAAACCTGAAGGACCATTTCCTTGTGATGCAGTCGGCCTGATTGTCTCACCGGCTCCCAGACTTGCAGCGCCCGCATGGCCTGTTTTGCGGGGGCTTTGTAGCTCAGTAAAGCCTGTTGTTTCGGGTAACCCCACTGCGTTTTACCGGCTTGGATCGCATCCGGGTTATCCAGCAGCAGATGATGATTATAAAAACCGTACTGATGGGGAAGTCCGGCAACCTGATCCGGATAAGTGGCGACGCCCAAGGTGTACAGAGCTGCTTGCAGATAGTCCATGGCCTGGACGGGATCTGTCAGATCTCCCGGTGTTTTGAGCGGCAACGGCGGCGCGTCCTTTCGTTTTACCAGGAATGTATTGACGGTCTCGGTATAGCGGCCGACCGAGCTGTCTTTGACCTGCTGAATATACAAAATACAGACGGTTTGGGTGGTGTTCGGAATAGTGACGGTTTCCCAATCCGGGTTTCGGACAAATTGCTGTGCCTTCTCAGCTTGGCAGAGGCCGACCAGGGCTGTGGTTTCACCATAGATCACAAAGTCCTTGTCAGTGGCAGCAGCACCAGCGCTAAAGCATAAGATTAAAACCAGCATCATGGGGTGGAGCAAAGTGCGTTTTTTCATGTGTTTCTCCTCCGGGGGGTGAGATGTGAAGCCGGAAGACTGCAGGCGCCGGATAGTAATCACATGGCTCTTGGCGTCTCTTCGTGAACTCAGTCAGCTCAGTTATCGAATTCAGGCATAGCGCCCGAGTATTGTTCGCTACCTTTCATACCAGCTCGGGATACGGACGGGTACAGTATGCATTAAAGTGAATAACTATAGAGATAGAGCGACGGGGATTGCCAAATGATAGAAATAAATTTTGGAACCGAAGTATGATTTTGGGAGCTTATATTTTAGCCATAAATAAACAGCTCAATTAAACATGTAAAAAATAGGATGTAATAGTAAAAATACGCATTGAGATGTAATCGAATACATTTCATCTTATATTTTGTGTGGGAATTAGCGAGGGCTGTATTCGCATGTTCTATTTATGATGGTTTTATTATGTGTTGAAACAAAATGAAATTGATAAATTTATATATAAGTGGGTTATCCCATGCAATTTTTTACGAAGAAATCATGCGTAACTGAATAAATTTTCTTTATTTTGACATTCGTCCCATGATCACGTGACATTATTTTTATTTGCACTGCAACTATGGATAATGCGCGTCGAACATTAGTGCATGGTTGCATATGTTGATAAATCTATTATCACCGTGGGGGAGGCCACATGGCGGCACTACACATGAATTGCCCAAAATGCAAGCAGCAACGGACGTTTATGCGCTCTAAAAGAACGGTCATCGAGCGGGTTTTGAAGAAAAACACCATGAAAGTCACCTGCCAGGTCTGTGAATCTCAGTACTGGCACAAGCCATTTGACGATCACAAGCTGAAAGAAATCTAGCGGTGAGTTTGTTTTGATCCCTGCCTGGATCACGAGCGCATGACCTGATTGCGAACAGGGTCGATATAATCTATGGACAATAAAAGAGCACGGAATCATGAAAAAGTGGTATTTACTCTACTGCAAAAATAATGAAATTGAGCGAGCGATTATTAATTTGGAACGGGTGGGCGTGGCTTGTTATACCCCCTTCGTCAATAAGGACGTCATTCGGCGAGGTAAGAAAGTCTCGGTCAAAACAGCGTTGTTTCCATCTTATTTATTTATTCATTTTGATTATGAACGCGGGCCGAGTTTTACCACGATTCGTTCGACAAGAGGCGTTGCGGATTTTATTCGATTTGGTCAGATGCCCAAAGAAATACCGGCTGAGCTGATCACCCAGATCCAGCTTCGCAATGTACACGCTGATGTGGCGTTTATCGCCGGTGATAAAGTGAGTATTAATGAAGGCGCATTACAGGAAATTCAGGCGATTTTCCTCGAGCCGGATGGCGAGAAACGCTCCATGCTGCTCATCCAGATGATTAACCGGGATGTGAAAGTGAGCGTGGAAAATAGAAATATCCGTAAAGTTGTATAACGGGCTGTGAAGCCTGTACAACACATAGGACTGGCTATGTGTTGTCCATATTGACGTCCGTCAGTCAATCGGCGGACGGTTAACGGCTGTAGTCACCGCTACGCTCAGGTTGGTAGACAATCTCCTCGATCTGCACATGCAAGATGCCGCCCCCCGGTTTTGGCCACTCAATGGTATCACCGACCGAGAGTCCCAGCAGGGCACTGCCGACCGGGGCCAGGATTGAAATGCGGTCCGCTTTACCTTCTGTTTCATTCGGATACACCAACGTCAGGCAAAAGGTTTTCTCCGAGGATTCCACCGCGAAACGGACCGTGGAGTTCATGGTCACGACGGTCGACGGGATGTCCTGTGGCGCCGCAATCTCGGCGCGATCCAGTTCCGCTTCCAGCGCAGCTTTACCGGGAAATGCCGCATCCGGCAGGGTTTCCAGCAGGTTATCCAGCCTTTCGGCATCCAGTGAAGAGATGATGATACGGGGTTGTTGGGTCATGGTTTCACCGTCATTAAAGTTTGTCAGATTGAACAAATCAACCAGTGCCCGGCAGCGCTTGTCAGAGCAGCTCCGGGGAGTCCTTATTGCGTTACGGAAATGGTTACGATGAGGTCTGCAGACACTGGGATCGGTGCAGGAATGCACCGGAAGATATTATCCCAATCGCCAACACATGACAAACGAATTGCATACCATTTCCAGCATTGACCCGACAGCCCTCCTGCCAGTGCTGCGAGGAGCAGAATACACGGGTGATTGGAACGTTGCGGCGCTATTCATTAAATTGCAAAAAATCGCACTTATAAGATTGCAATTGATAACATCATGTTTTTAAAGAGGTAAAAAACTTTATCCACAAAAACAGTGGGTAACTTTTTGAAACGACGAGGTGCAGCTGATGCTTTTTTGAACAGGGCTTGCGTGTGCTGATACTCAGTCTCGTTTCGAGGTTCAGCCCGGTGACGGGGTTGCCGAATCTGTATCATCTCCGATGGGTTGTTGCGGTGCCAGTTTGAGCTGGTTCATAGTTTAATGAAATATGCCTCATAAGTATTCAGGTGCATTGCTGGCCTTTGCTATCTTGGGGCTAGAGATCCATTGTTGAGGGTGATGTATGCTGAATCTGGGCCGTGCTATGAATTTGCGTAAAACAATTTTTACCGTATTTATTATTCCTACTATTTTATTGCTCGGTGTGATCGGCTATCAAATCAAACAGGCCAATCAGCAGGTGGCGGAGACGGGGCTGTCACTGGAAACCGTGACTCTGTTTGAGCTGTATGATGACGTTGCGCATCAGTTTGCGGTTGAGCGCGGTCTGACCGCTGGGGTGATTGCCGCGAAGGGGCAAAGCCAACAGCAGGGTGCCCTGCTGGCGCAAAGGAAAAAGGCAGATGCGGCTTATCAGCACCTGCTGGCTTTCTCACCGCAATATTTGGATCCTGCTTTAGTGACGACCTTATTGGGGGATGTGAAATCTGAGCTGGATCGGCGTGAGGCGATTCGTCGCCAGGTTGATAGCTTATCCCTGAAGGAATCCCCGTTTGCGTTTTATTCAAACATCAACAAGCTGGCGCTGGATAATCTGGCGGTGGTGATGACTCAGATCAGTGATCCGGATTTGAAGCAGGACATGCAGGGACTGTGGGCACTGCTGGTGATTAAAGAGCAGGCCGGTATGGCCCGGGGGGCCCTGAATGGCGTCTTTGCCGGAAAGCAGTCGACACCGGAGCGTTACACGCAGATCACTAATTATCTTAGTGCCGAGCGATATGCCTTGCGTCAGGCCAGAGTTTTGCTGGATGGCAAGAGTCTGCAACAGTTGCAGTCGATCCTCAATGAGTCGGTCTGGCAGCAGGTGATATCGATTCAGCAACAGTTTTTGGCGCAGAAAGACAACCTCTCTGTCATTGAAGGGCCGGAAGCATCGGTCTGGTTCCCGCTGGCCACCCAACGGATTGGTTTGGTGAAAGCGCTGCGGGATGACGTGGCCGGATCGATTCGGGAGCATGCGTTGCATCACCAGGCGGAAGCAACGTTGATCCGCAACGGGATGATTGGGGTGATCCTGTTTCTGGTGTTGCCGTTGGTCCTGCTGACGGTGAAAATTGTCAACAACGTGCGCGAGCGGGTTGAGCAGTTTACCGCGCAGTTGGATCGCATGGCGTCGAATAACGACTTGAGTATCCGTCTGGATGACGGTCGGCGGGATGAATTTGGCCGGATCGCCAGTCATGTCGATCACCTGGCGAGTAGTTTGAGTGAGACGTTAGACAAGACATTGCGCTTCGCCAGCCAGACGGAGAAAGAGATGGCGGCAATGGTTGATTTGGTGGCTAAAGCGAAAGACTCCAGCCAACAGACTCACCTGCGCTGCGATAATATCGCCACGGCGATGACGGAAATGGCCCAGACCAGTGAGGAGGTGGCCGGGATCACCGTGGATGCGCAGCACAGTACGGATCAGGTGAAAGAAAACGCCGAAGCCTGTTTTGAACACAGTGATCGTTCATTCCAGTCAGCCACGGAGCTGCTCGAAAATGTCGACCAGACGTTCGCCTGTATTGAGGCGCTGGAGAAGCAGATGGGCAGCGTGACGGAAATCCTGGATACGATTAATGCGATCTCGGAACAGACCAACCTGTTGGCACTGAACGCTGCCATTGAAGCAGCCCGTGCGGGTGAGCAGGGACGGGGCTTTGCTGTGGTGGCGGATGAGGTCCGGACGTTGGCACAACGCAGCAAGCAATCGACGGAAGACATCCGCCAGCTGCTGGAGGGGATTGGCCAGAATGCCAAAGACTCCTTTGACAATATGCAGCAAAGCCGTGAAGCCAGTTACGAAGCCCAGGAAGTGGTGTCGGATACCAAGTCTTTGGTGGAAAAACTAATCTTGGCGGTGAATGAAATTGCCCAGTTCAACGTTAGCATTGCCACGGCTTCCACCCAGCAATCGCAAACGGCGAAAAGTGTCGATACGGATGTGGATGAATTGTTGGATCTGGCGGATCATACCAAAAAGACCATTGCCGATATTCATCAGGAAATGGAACTGGTGCAAGGCCGGATGGCTGAGTTGATGGAAGAAGTCAGTCACTTTACGATTGCGCAGTCCGGCGAAGCGCCGATGCGAATGACGGCCCGATAGCGGGGCTGCAATCGAGATCATCAAATGAAAATACCGGGCTCAGTGCCCGGTATTTTTATGCCAGTTGCGGCAGCGCTCTGATATCCGGCAGAGGCTCAGTCATACATTTTCCAGTTCTGCTCGCGGATCTGACTGATAAAGAGGCGCAGCTCGCCTTCGAGCGGCCGATCTTCACGCACCATTTCAAAATCTTTCTGAACGGAAGCCAGCATGGCTTGCAGTGCCGGGCTGAGGTGGCTGGTTTGCAACTCGCCCTGGGCTTCGCGAAGCAGCAGGGCCTGCGTTGAGGCGAGCAGCGAGGCGGAAGCAACTTGTTCCGTCAGCTCAAGCACTCGGAGGCAGTCACGGGAGGCGATGGTCCCCATGCTGACTTTGTCCTGGTTATGACACTCGGTTGAGCGTGAGAAGACACTGGCCGGCATGGTGTGCTTGAGTGCTTCCGCAGTCCAGGCTGAGATCCCGATCTGCACGGCTTTGAAGCCATGGTTGATGGGTTTGCGCGCACCAGTCGCGCCGGTCAGGTTAAACGGCAGGCCGTTGTTGAACTTGTAATCCATCAACTGGGCCATCTGACGGTCCAGCAGATCGGCCAGGTTGGCAACCGCCACTTTCAGGGTGTCCATCGCCATCGCAATATGACCGCCGTAGAAATGACCGCCATGCAGGACGCGTTCATTGTCACCGTCAATAATTGGGTTGTCGTTGGCACTGTTGAGTTCATTTTCAATCAGCTGGCGCAACCAGGGCAGGCTGTCCTGCAGCACGCCGATCACATGCGGTGCACAACGCAGAGAGTAGCGATCCTGCAAGCGGTCGCTGTTCCGTGGCGGCAGGGAAGATTGTAGGTCGCTGCGCAACCAGCCGGCGATTTGCTGTTGTCCTTGATGCGGCTTCACGGCAAATAAGGCTTCATCGAAGTGGAAGTCATTACCTTGCATGCCGACAGAGACCATCGCGGTGATCCGGGTCGCGAGCTGGGCCAGATACTCAGCGCGTTTATACGCCAGGCAGGCCAGCGCGGTCATCACGGAGGTGCCGTTCATCAGCGCCAGGCCTTCTTTCGGCTTGAGCGTGATTGGATGCAAACTCAGTTCGGTATAGACGTCGGCAGCTGCACGGACCTCACCTTGATACACCACGTCACGCTCGCCGATCAGGGCGGCGGCCAGATAAGAGAGTGGCGTCAGATCGCCGCTGGCTCCTACAGAGCCTTCCTGAGGGATCCGCGGGGTGATGTCGTGATTGATCAGGGTGACGATTTGATTCAGCAGCTCATGGCTGACCCCGGAAACGCCCTGCGTTAGTGAGCACAGACGTGTCGCCAGCACCGCACGGGCCTGCTGGTGATCAAGATGCTC harbors:
- a CDS encoding response regulator transcription factor; protein product: MPDEQIVYVVDDDQGMRDSTLWLFESVGLKAVPFSSGQAFLEACDPKANACVLLDIRMPGMGGLHVQEEMQRREIHLPVIFVSGHADVPIVVRAFKAGAIDFIEKPYNEQLLLDSVQQALNRQPVMMAGQHQSALQERLASLTPREQDVFLPLVKGYTNREIAEQLGISVKTVDLYRSRVMKRLAADHLPALVGMAIAAGMVDPLDLRAT
- a CDS encoding FAD-binding oxidoreductase; translation: MSQLEAATIEKFKAHFQGTICLPKDDKYDELRAIWNAMIDRKPAVIAQCISAECVVQAVNFAREHDLLVSIRGGGHNIAGNAVCDGGIMIDLSLMNNVVVNPNTRRAIVEPGCTLGDFDAAAQAHGLATPLGINSTTGVAGLTLGGGFGWLSRKYGMTVDNLLAVNMVTADGHQVRASATENEDLFWGVRGGGGNFGVVTSFEFALHPVGPEVLSGLIVFPFAQAKQILTQFARFTETMPDELNVWMVTRKAPPLPFLPEVVHGTEIIALAVFYAGDPAEGEALIAPLRGFGTPLGEHVGVQPFVDWQQAFDPLLTPGARNYWKSHNFATLTDEALDVLIEYAGQLPSDQCEIFIGTIGAQTGRVAADAMAYSSRDANYVMNVHARWETAAEDEACIGWSRAFFAKSQPFASGGAYINFLTQDEGDRIAFAYGSTYERLVAIKKKYDPANLFRMNQNIKPD
- a CDS encoding acetoacetate decarboxylase family protein, giving the protein MKKRTLLHPMMLVLILCFSAGAAATDKDFVIYGETTALVGLCQAEKAQQFVRNPDWETVTIPNTTQTVCILYIQQVKDSSVGRYTETVNTFLVKRKDAPPLPLKTPGDLTDPVQAMDYLQAALYTLGVATYPDQVAGLPHQYGFYNHHLLLDNPDAIQAGKTQWGYPKQQALLSYKAPAKQAMRALQVWEPVRQSGRLHHKEMVLQVWFDLREAVAMPLESTGDNILPSSPWTPDGKLAQLSGTLSTQGENGLVAPFQGELTVGRSFTETAVALRTTGFNPKMVLLFQDLKGTARPLYDKPHSI
- the rfaH gene encoding transcription/translation regulatory transformer protein RfaH, with product MKKWYLLYCKNNEIERAIINLERVGVACYTPFVNKDVIRRGKKVSVKTALFPSYLFIHFDYERGPSFTTIRSTRGVADFIRFGQMPKEIPAELITQIQLRNVHADVAFIAGDKVSINEGALQEIQAIFLEPDGEKRSMLLIQMINRDVKVSVENRNIRKVV
- the rnk gene encoding nucleoside diphosphate kinase regulator, coding for MTQQPRIIISSLDAERLDNLLETLPDAAFPGKAALEAELDRAEIAAPQDIPSTVVTMNSTVRFAVESSEKTFCLTLVYPNETEGKADRISILAPVGSALLGLSVGDTIEWPKPGGGILHVQIEEIVYQPERSGDYSR
- a CDS encoding methyl-accepting chemotaxis protein; translation: MNLRKTIFTVFIIPTILLLGVIGYQIKQANQQVAETGLSLETVTLFELYDDVAHQFAVERGLTAGVIAAKGQSQQQGALLAQRKKADAAYQHLLAFSPQYLDPALVTTLLGDVKSELDRREAIRRQVDSLSLKESPFAFYSNINKLALDNLAVVMTQISDPDLKQDMQGLWALLVIKEQAGMARGALNGVFAGKQSTPERYTQITNYLSAERYALRQARVLLDGKSLQQLQSILNESVWQQVISIQQQFLAQKDNLSVIEGPEASVWFPLATQRIGLVKALRDDVAGSIREHALHHQAEATLIRNGMIGVILFLVLPLVLLTVKIVNNVRERVEQFTAQLDRMASNNDLSIRLDDGRRDEFGRIASHVDHLASSLSETLDKTLRFASQTEKEMAAMVDLVAKAKDSSQQTHLRCDNIATAMTEMAQTSEEVAGITVDAQHSTDQVKENAEACFEHSDRSFQSATELLENVDQTFACIEALEKQMGSVTEILDTINAISEQTNLLALNAAIEAARAGEQGRGFAVVADEVRTLAQRSKQSTEDIRQLLEGIGQNAKDSFDNMQQSREASYEAQEVVSDTKSLVEKLILAVNEIAQFNVSIATASTQQSQTAKSVDTDVDELLDLADHTKKTIADIHQEMELVQGRMAELMEEVSHFTIAQSGEAPMRMTAR
- the hutH gene encoding histidine ammonia-lyase, yielding MNSDNQDAILFGADRLTIEDVVDIANGAQAKINNSPAFTAKIDRGVAFLESLLKEEGVIYGVTTGYGDSCTVAIPPELVDELPLHLTRFHGCGLGEHLDHQQARAVLATRLCSLTQGVSGVSHELLNQIVTLINHDITPRIPQEGSVGASGDLTPLSYLAAALIGERDVVYQGEVRAAADVYTELSLHPITLKPKEGLALMNGTSVMTALACLAYKRAEYLAQLATRITAMVSVGMQGNDFHFDEALFAVKPHQGQQQIAGWLRSDLQSSLPPRNSDRLQDRYSLRCAPHVIGVLQDSLPWLRQLIENELNSANDNPIIDGDNERVLHGGHFYGGHIAMAMDTLKVAVANLADLLDRQMAQLMDYKFNNGLPFNLTGATGARKPINHGFKAVQIGISAWTAEALKHTMPASVFSRSTECHNQDKVSMGTIASRDCLRVLELTEQVASASLLASTQALLLREAQGELQTSHLSPALQAMLASVQKDFEMVREDRPLEGELRLFISQIREQNWKMYD